Sequence from the Podarcis raffonei isolate rPodRaf1 chromosome 16, rPodRaf1.pri, whole genome shotgun sequence genome:
gatgggagttgtagtccagcagcatcttcatGTTGGCTACCTGCAGTTTATACAGAGATTTCTGTCCCATCCTTCTTGTACCTCATTGTGGCTTCTATCAATCTGAATTTGtgtttctccttttaaaaaaaaaagggagttTCAGGATCTCCTCCAAACCTGCTTTTTCTGCTCCTGTAGTTGCTGGATGCTGGGCTGAGGGAACTGGGGGAAGAGACGGGCCTGTGGCTTGAGGACGGGGAGTTTTCCTGGCGCCCGCTGGCCCTGTGGGAGGTAAGAGTCACTCAAGCACCCCAGAAGATCTGAGGTGAATTATGGGGTGCCCAGAAGAGCTGGGAGGGACTGGGGTTCAAAGGCCAGTCCGCATGAGGCAGGGGCAGCCATGTTATAGTTGTGCATGACTTTGCCCTCTTCATATCTAAAATGCACAAGTGTGAATTATTTACGCACTATTAGTTGTGCAGAGTCACCCATGAGAGACTCTTTGGTTTAGCAATCTGGTTAAGGCTGAGGAGACACCAGTTCTGATTCCCGCTTGGATGCAGTTTGCCAGGTGACCTTGTCATCATCTCTCAatcctggcctacctcacagggttgtgttgAGGATagaattggggtggggaagagccaTGCCACCCTAATCTCCTTGGAGCTATTAATTTTCAAGAATAGATAAAAGAGTTATGAAACACGGCAATACTTGAGACTGATTGCTCTATTTACTTCAGAGTTGTCTATATTGACTGGCAAGATATTATTTTCATAAATAGATAAAAGAGAGCTATGAAACATGGCAATACTTGAGACCGATTGCTCTATTTACCTCAGAATTGTCTatattgactggcagcagtggctgttTGTGGTTTTCGATGGGATCTTCCCAGCCgtaactggagatgccattgggggttGAACTtggaacattctgcatgccaagcaactGCTCTGCCCCTTGAGATAGGGCCCTCCCCCCAGTGTTCAAAGCAGTTCACTTCCAGCCTGCTCCTTACAACACCCCTGAGAGGAGGAGTCGGTCTTCTCGCACAGCCTAGGGGTTTCCTCACAGGCGCTGCCTTCTCTCGCCCCCTGCAGTCTGTGTACCCTCCCATGCTGAGCAGAGGCCTGCCAAGGCGTCACCACGTCGTCGTCTACCTCCTTTTGCTTTCCCGCGAGAGTCACCAGCAGCTCCAGGTGAGGTGGTTGGTGCTGTTCAGGGTCACGGGAAGCCTAACCGGGTGTCCAAGCGACCCCCTCAGAAGAGAAGATCAGaagcacacacaccccctccTGGTTTTAAACTATGCACAGCATCCATATGTCAAGAATGCTCAAGTtgtgattgcagggggttggaatagatgatccttggtgtcccttccaactctacaattctgattcgcTCTTATGGGGAAGCTCTGGTGACTCAGTGGTTTCTTGGAACTCTAGTTCAGGAAAGGAGGCCTTTTTCCATCCGAGGGCTGAATTCCCTGATGGGCAGCCTGCCTagttcctagagtggtttaacaatctatCTCTCCACAGTGAACTCTGGGAGCTGCAGCTCTAGGAGGGCATTAAGGGGGTCTCCtaggaactctcagcacccttcacaaactacagctcccagaattctttggggcaatTTAAAGTGGCATCCTAGGACTTTAAATGTATGTGGCCTCTTCCTCTTACATCCAACCAGCCTTTTAACTGGGAATGGCAAACCCCAGATATTTCATGGGCAAAGATGGGGGGCATACTTTTGTACTGGTGATAACCTTGTTTACACACCCAGCTTTGCCTACTTAAAATGATCataacaggttttttaaaaaagaaaatggaaatttaTTAGAATATTTCATCTCAGAGTAAACAACAGAGCGTCTTGTGGCAAAAGCTGAGAAGGATGGGGAAGCTTTTATGATCAGTGGGCCAGATATCCTGACCCCTGACGGGCAAAATTTCACAGGTGGGTGGGGCATTACCTGCCAATCGCCCTAGGTCATAGTGACATCAGGTGATGCCGCACTCTAGTGAAGCCCTGATTGTCGGGATTTCAAAGCACGGtgtggggctgtttgaaagcccttttgcaaggaGACATAGAGTTCTTTCAAGCCTCTGAAaacctgtttgcaaaagggcttttaaaCAGCCCCACACTGCTCTTTGAATctccagttttcttttaaaataatattccaCCGTACTTGACATGCCTAGAGCAGTTCTGGTTGCTTGGCTGTGCTTACTTTTGTGTCACATTTCAGGTGAGACTGAAGCCCAATGAAGCAGAAGTGAGCGCTTACGCTTGGCTGGACGAGCCGGTCTTGGCATCCATTGCTGCTACGCAGAATGAGATTGGGGCCACCAGTGCGATGGCAGGCGATCTCCCACCAGCTGTCAGGTATGTGGATGGTTAGGCGATGcggaaaactgggggggggggaagcaccccACTCTCCTTCAGCACCTAGGTCAAAAGTGTGCTGGCAACCCCTTGGGCAATGTTTTGGGCTAACTGGGCATCTTCTTTGCCTCCCTGAACAGCATCACCGAAGTGCAGCACGGCTCAGCCAAGACATTGGCCATCCCCACCACAATGTTCCTCAGCTCCGTTCCGCTACAGGGGGAAGACGTGGAAAGAGTGAGCACCGGGACAAAGTTTGCCCTGAGGCTCTGGCTGGACACTTTAGCAGTGCAAGCAGAGTGAAAGGATCAAAActgagaaggaagagaaagaaagaggtgaCAAGCCACATGGGGCATGATCCGGACTCAGTCACTGGATTTAATCCTAGTTTTATGCTGGCAGCAGTTTGCTCTCTTGATACCACTAAGGTTAATCAGGCTtcccttttttgggtgggggggggggaggactgatCTCATGGGGAAATTGTATTTTCACATTTTATTGTTCAGTGACCAAGGAGCAACAAGAGTTTCACTTCTTGCCTGGACTTTCACAGATGTAGGCACACTCCACATTAACAGGGGCAGGAAAGCAAATGAGGGTTTTTAAaaggttgggtgtgtgtgtgttttttttagtaGAACATGTCATTGTAGATACTTAAAAGAGGCAGTCCACTGGACAGCAGGgaagaaataaacaaatgcaaatgATAGGGCACATCTGAATTTCACACCATGAGTTCCAGAATTTTATTTCATGTGCTtgtctggttcctgttcaaagGACTAGCACACATCAGTTCCCTTCGCATTCAAGATGACAGAAAATAACCCGTGGAAGTGGGGTGGATTTGAAGCCCCGTCTTCTTGCTCAAAAGTCTTACAACTTGTTCACTGTGCCAACATGGCCCATGTCTAGCAACCACTGACGTGCTTTTTAGGAAGGGGCAACACATCTTTTGTAATCAACTATGgctattcttatttttaaaatattgatttgttttaaaaaccccaacaaaaataaaagaatgggTGACGCATGGCTCCTCTTTGCTGCTCTGCTCAGCAGATCGGCAGCCGTATCCTGTACCAGCCGCGGCTTCCAGCCtgcctgccaactctacaattcaaggGTCACCCCGGGtgcagcacattgcagtagtccagtcaGGACTGCCAACCAGGCTTTCTTGGTCCAGGGACAGCCATAGCAGGTGAACCAGCTGAGGCTGGAAATTGGCACTAATGAAGTTAGAACTCCACAACAGTTCTTTTGCCAAGAATTTATTTTATCTAAAAGGTACTTTTTGCATATACACAATGGCTCCAAGCTGATAAAACAAAGAGATTCAATGGACAGAAAAAGGAGACCCAAAAGTGTGAAGCGAAGCATTCCTCTTTTTTGCTATTGGGGTGCAGATGAAATGTTTTATGAAGTTAGTGAGATGAAGCAGACACATTGTTTTAAAGCAGTTGATAATGGCAATGAAAGAAAAACCAGAACCCCTGACCTTTCTTTGTCCCCAAATGCTCATTGTTAATGTACAAAACATTTATGCCTGTAGAGCTTGGCGGTTCTTCATGTGGCTGCCTGGTCTTAACCCCCACTTGATAAACAGCCACAAGGCtgcatgccgggggggggggcagctgcccccaagTTCCAAGGAAGTGTCTTCCTGAAGGCTCCCCACACCCATCCTTGAAAGACAAATCAGGTCATTGCAAATAGATGCATGCGTTGTTGGAAGAGAAATTTGCAGTATCGCTTACCAAGATTTCATGCTTCGAAGGAGCTGGAATGTTGGCAATGCTCAGGAGGAATGGGGGAAAGGTGTACCAAGCATGGAGATTTGAGGTTGGAAGATAAGACTGCAGCTGTAATATAGGGCAGGAACTCCCTCTTCGCCCCCAGCTCTTTATTTCTGGCTTCAAACTTTGCTCAAATAATAGCCTCACATCATGACGCTTCCCCTCCAAAGGACTAGAGACTTGAGTTTTTGTATAAACAGAAGTGGAGTTTTCAGGAGACGAATGCCTAGGGCTGGGTGACAGGAGTCGGCACGTTTTGCAGTCTAGCGTTATAGATTTACGTCAGCTAGAAATGTGGCGCCCCACCCACCCTGAAGGTGTAAATCTCAGCATTTGACCGTTCAAAGCAGATGCCTTGAAAAACAACCCCCTAGATGGAAATGACTAGGGGACACCCAAGTCACACACCTAATGGCACATAATGAAGAACATAATAaaggcctgctggatgaggccagtggcccatctagtccagcatcctgttctcagtggtggCCACccggatgcccatgggaaacctggaaagcaggatttgagcacacaAGTGCCCTCTCccaccctgtggtttccagcacctgACATTCCTGGAGGCAGCGGTGAGCAGctactgatagccctctcctccatgaatctgcctaatcttttaaagccatggagATTGGTGGACATTGCTGCTTCCTGTAGGAGGGAGTTCCACCGTTTCAACTCTTCATTACCTTTCCGATTCAAAATATCCCCCCACTTCTACAGCCGCAGGTCACCAATGCAGATTAATACTGCTTGCCCACCAAAGGATGCTCTGAAGAAATGGTGTAGTGTATTTGCATCCATTCAAGCATCCTCTAAAATGTTAGTGAAATGAtatattggggtggggtgaggtgaggAAGCTAATCTGCGttaaagcaaaggttggatgacCTCCAAGGCACCAACCCTTACGCTGTAGTCTGGCAGACATAAGCGCTGCTGAAACGTAAGACATTCCCTACAGTGGGAACTTCCAACAAACTCTAATTTGGATCGccgtgaagtaccgtattttttgctctgtaagactcacttttcccctcctaaaaagtaaggggaaatgtgtgtgcgtcttatggagcgaatgcaggctgtgcagctatcacagaagccggaacagcaagagggattgctgcttttactgcgcagcgatgcctcttgctgttctggcttctgagattcagaatatttttttccttgttttcctcctccaaaaactaggtgcgtcttgtggtctggtgcgtcttatagagcgaaacatACGGCATGCGGATTTTATGTGTTGCTACTTGGAAGCGAAGCGGTTCGAGGCGGCTTTGGCCCAGTGATGCTAGGAAGTTTTCAGGTTGCTTAATTTTGACTTCCACCTCACTTTGCCAGCTGATCCTTTTGGCTGAATCCTTTtggtggggttgggggttgggtttGCGCCTTCTGCATGTAATGGAAGGGCTCTACGACTCAACTATGGACCCAACGCAGGGGCGAATGTCTCCTATTTAAGGTTACCTTCAGGAACCTTAAATAAGCTTCCAAGGAAGCCCAGGATTCATCAAAACCTCTTTCTTGTTCCAAActcagatttaaaacaaaacttgaaAGGACTTATCGAAGCAAAGTTCTCCGCGGAGTGGGAGATCTGGGTAATGGGCTATGCCAAACGGAATTAACAGCTCTGATCAAAATGTGTTGGAACATTTCCTGCCCTGAAATTGGGCATTTCTGGCTTTTTGATCTGCACACCGTGGAGTCTTTGTcgagtgattaaaaaaaataaagttgaaaAGAGGCAAAAGCTTCCTCATAAGGCTGTCACTGCTTTGCTGCATCTGGCTTAGTGCTCCTGTTGCTTTCAAGCAGGGAgagattttattatttaaattctaAACTGCCTTTCAGGGCAGAACCACTCCGCTCAAGGCTTGTTCTTCTTGTTGAAAGCAacaggatttgttagaaaaggaAAAAGTGCTTAGCTTTCCAGAACACTGTCTGTCTTTCTCACCGCATCGTCTGGCTTGGAAAAGGCAAGACGGGCAGGTGCAGGAAGTGGAAAATGCAGAAGTAGCGGCTacgaaattaaaacacacacacacacaaaacaattatacacttaaatacataaataaaatttgtGCAATGGACGATGCGCTGCCCCACCTGGGCAGGGAGGGAAGTGCAACCTTCATTTCGTCCTCGGAAGAGAGGGTGGGAGGAAACACAGAAAAGATCTTTGGAGTTTCTTATGTACAAAAACTGAAAATATagattataataattatatatatctatatatatctctatatatATCTTTTCGTTCTCTGTACAAGATTGGCAGGAAATATTTTAAGAGGAGTGGGGACGGGAACCCTAGATCTACAGCTTTAGAAAAATACACTGTGGTAACAACAGTCTTGAGGATGGGCAGGTCCGCAGTGGATGTTGGTGATGGAGGAGAGGAGGACAGAGACATAGGGGCGCAAATCACGGGACTTTTAAGGGCATGCTGGTTTCGGAAGCGTCCCCTGGGGCTCCATCATTAGCGTAAGTCCAACCGTCAAGGAAGCACAGCTAAGGAGGTACCTATGACAAAGAGTCAAGACAGTGTTGCCTGCGATGGGTCAGGTTTTGTGGGCGTTGGGGGGGGGTACACAGACCCAGAAGTCACAGCCCATTGCTCTGTAGAGGGCACAAGCTCTCCACCCACCGTGGCTCCCGTCAAGTGTGCATGCAGCccaggggaagaggagaaaacaGTCACGGAAGTCCCCAATGCGGGAAAGTCAGCAAGAAAGTGGAATCGCGGTTCCCCAGTCCTTTTGAGTCCTTGAGCTGCTCCAAAGCTCATCCTGGGCTTCTACTTCATCTTCATTATAAGTAAGTCTCTCGAGTACAATAATCTTGAAAAGTTTGGGCACATGGAGGACCTTTGAGAAATCTGTTTTATTTGTGGCAAAACTCTCTCAGCTGGAACCGGCCACTCCTCACTTTGGAAGTGAGTTTCCTGTTATGCCCTCACTGGATGAGTCTGTTAAAAATCTGCTTGGGTGGGGGGTGGCTTTGGTTTTGGCAAATTAGTACACTGCTTTCAAGTCTCACGTTAGCCCTTCATCAGCCACATACAGTATGTCCTTCCCTGACAAAGACTTCTATCAGACttccacttttttgtttttttaatgccagTCTGAAGTGGTCCAATATAACCTGCCTGGGATCTCTGGTCATTTGTTGCGGAGCTGGCGATGTGCTGAGTATGAGCTGACCCAAACACTGAATTTATTCATGCTTACGATAAAGTTACCTTGATTTCACTGGCATTCTGCATTCACTGAGGATTCTGCATTCAAATCCTGGACAGAAGAAACCCAGGTttaatgctaaaaaaaaaaaaaaagcggaaTTCTGCAACTCGGATTATATGTTGATGAGTCTTCATTTTGCATAAATAATCCTGCTTCTGTTAAGCCGTGGGGACCTGGAACTCGACCCTCCCATGACTGAAATGAAATCTTTTCCCCCAGTTCTTCAGGGCTTTCTGGACTCCACCAGCTCAAAACTCCCAAGCAGCTCCAAGCCCAAACTAAAAAGCCAGATTCTTTGGGCCCCCCAAACTGTCCCGAGCCAATTCCATCATTTTTCAAACCTTGAGCGGAATTGCAGAATGAAAAAAAGAGCCCtgaaggaaaacaagagaaagatCTTTGCCCGATTTGTCTCTGTAAGAAACAGGCTTGACGGAATTCTGTCTTTTCCTTGTTTcactccagtggggggggggcgattcCACCTCCTGCCCTCCTGTAGGGAAAGGGTATCTTCCATGCTGCAAGCTTTTAGTCTAGAGAGATGATATCTGGCCGGCACCCCGGCAAGATGGGGCTGCCCCCCACGGCGCCACTGCGCACGTGGCTTTCCCGCAAGGCCGTGGTGGGCGAAGAGACAACACTGTTcatgcggctgctgctgctggtgggggAGCCCACGGTGCCATGGGACCCCACCACCACAGGGGCCAGGGGGTTCATAAAATGGGGTGAGGTGCCACGATACTGGAAGAAGTGGCTCAGGGTGTCTTGCTCATCCAGGGAGGTGATCACGGAAGGGCTGTAATGCTGTCAGGGAAGGAGAGAATCAGTTATTTGAtgcaaaaccaacaacaacaacaacgagttAAAAGGCATTAACCAAGGCTGTGAGCCGGCATGATCCATTATGTCAGAGGAGAGGGGTGGGAAAACTTCAGggaaaacacttaaaaacaaaacccctagaaCTCCTATGATCTTGTCTGCTGCCAAATAGACATGGACGTCAAATTAAAGGAAGTCTGATGTAAGAGCTTGACCCAcggaaacaaacaaaccctcaagtCTGGCACAAAGACAAATAAACCAGAGCTTATTTCTCCAAAGTTTGGTTTCTTGCCTGGTGTCTCTGCAGCCTGGCGAGGGTGTGGAGTAGCCCCAAAACTTCCTAGGTGAAGAAGAGCCCTGGGTTCCTGCACAATCGCAAGCCACAGTTAACAAAGAGCCAAGGTCTGT
This genomic interval carries:
- the NUDT17 gene encoding nucleoside diphosphate-linked moiety X motif 17 isoform X2, with product MLARRANMKSITRVVVYLSKENSCPQRARFQQSIVGHFCTGDEDSWMVNCALDQRRFLISDREFAGSNRVLLQRPPFCPIKHLTEAQASSLPVETQERGVDVGVAILLQSANQKVLLTRRSKTLSSFPNIWVPPGGHIEQDEQLLDAGLRELGEETGLWLEDGEFSWRPLALWESVYPPMLSRGLPRRHHVVVYLLLLSRESHQQLQVRLKPNEAEVSAYAWLDEPVLASIAATQNEIGATSAMAGDLPPAVSITEVQHGSAKTLAIPTTMFLSSVPLQGEDVERVSTGTKFALRLWLDTLAVQAE
- the NUDT17 gene encoding nucleoside diphosphate-linked moiety X motif 17 isoform X1, with the translated sequence MLARRANMKSITRVVVYLSKENSCPQRARFQQSIVGHFCTGDEDSWMVNCALDQRRFLISDREFAGSNRVLLQKGKDKKRNLLPQRPPFCPIKHLTEAQASSLPVETQERGVDVGVAILLQSANQKVLLTRRSKTLSSFPNIWVPPGGHIEQDEQLLDAGLRELGEETGLWLEDGEFSWRPLALWESVYPPMLSRGLPRRHHVVVYLLLLSRESHQQLQVRLKPNEAEVSAYAWLDEPVLASIAATQNEIGATSAMAGDLPPAVSITEVQHGSAKTLAIPTTMFLSSVPLQGEDVERVSTGTKFALRLWLDTLAVQAE